A window of Centropristis striata isolate RG_2023a ecotype Rhode Island chromosome 13, C.striata_1.0, whole genome shotgun sequence genomic DNA:
atactgtatatattaggATTCATGAAATTAACTAGCATTCTGATGCAAGTTACTGCCATGCCGCATCGCTAAGCTACAGCTAGCTCCCTCACCGGGGTCATCCCCATGTTCCCCGAGcggagaacataggacccttttttagaaaaaaggtcctatgttccatGTTTGTCCctaaaagggtcctatgttcccctgtagcaatacataccagcataggaccctttttctgaaaaagggtcctatgttccccactgttgcagggttagggttagagttagctCGAGACCTGCAGGTGTGCCACtcctgacctaatctttcctcgtctaggcctatttgcatatGGGCATCTAACccagcccgtaggcctacataggtctatttgccatggaatttggcagtaatggtggaaaaagtaacagaccccggaacataggacctggggaacataggaccaagggaacatagacacgctcccggCTCACCTTGGCTAAGCTTAGGTTACAGTTATCTAGTCAGCTGCACCTGCCTTGCATCGCTCTTGGCTAGTATAAAACAACTATTAGTTGTACACCTTTGCTTTGTACCATTAAATTATCTGTTGAAGGCTAAACACCACAGCGAGTTAGTTATTTTGGCAAGCTAGCAAACTAACACCTGCTTAGATAGTATTTTGCTAGCAATAACTTAGCAAGTAAGCTAAGGGGGGAAAAGGCAAGCTAAGCTTTCTTCCAATATAAGGAAAGCTAGCTTGGGGTTTGTTTTGATAttcaaaaccaaaccaaaattCCTCTATATTTTCCCCAAATGTCAGTCACAGATggcctttgttgttgtttattgattGTTAGCAGGCTCAATTtctaagctaatgttagcgcTAGTTTTTAAGTAACGTTTCAATCCGTTCTCACATTAGCAGTACAAAGCAATTAATATGTAAGTTGCTTTACAACTTAGAGTACCTTTAGGTGTTTTATAAGAAGGGAATTACATTCAGCCCTATTGTTAAACCACAAGGGTAGACACTATGTGTTTTGGTGAAACCACTACAGGGTAGCTTCAAGTGGGCACCACCTGCCAAATCTGAATGTGATGTTGTGTAGAATCTGAATATGTCATGAAGGCTTCAGCATGCTGGAGAACAGGGCACAGGGACACCATTTGGATTACCTCTTTGATTCGACCAAAATTCCATTTTAGATACAACACCATTGTATTATGTTGCATAACTTCCTGTTTACCGGTTATTCCCATGGTGGAGAGTAGGAGATGCCATGGGAAATAAGTTGTGTAAACATACAGATACACAGCGACTTAGACACAGGGACAGTAAATTCAGGCATGCTGGATCCATAGGGAAAATAAGAAACAGGAACAAAATGCCTTGCAATGATGTTTTAATGGAATTTTGAAAGATAACCTAGTGTGAACCATCCATTGATGAACATGTCTAGTGTAGAATTGTTTCAAATTCAATTCATTGTAGTACACAGTCTTTATGTTAGTTAAACATGCAATATACTGTTGAAATAGTAAACCAAACGCTCACTATGAAAACGTTTCAGCGAGTGTAAAGCTCAACTGTTATAGCGATGTAGGACAATGCAGGGTCTCATCACAAATAATAGGCTAGTTGTTAGTCTCTTCTGGAACACAAATGATCAGCTAACTGAGGCTTGAAGCTTAAGCCACTTAAAACCAAATGCCTGAAACACATACTGTACGTGACTGCACGTTATATACCTTAACAACCTATGCAAAGAGCGTAGAGCCTCTTGAAGCACACATTAAAAACTTCCCCAGCTGCAATCTAATACTCCCACACCTACCTCAACAAATCTGCTGTGTTAATATCTagcctttattttgaagctaAAAGTCTTGAAacacaaacttttaaaaaggaGCATGTGACTATCGCTATGGTGCTGTTGAACATGAAGCGTGTGTACACAGGGTAGGGAGGACCAGGattcaacagaaaaacaaaaaaacaaaaaaatcaacaaataagcaaatacaaaacaaaaaaaatcattgacATTTGTTCGGTAAAAACAGTAGGATAAATACACAATGAGTCCATTTCAttccatctgtttgtttttttttcttctttttttcggTTTAAAAGCTCAGTCACAGTGGACCAATCAGTCAATACCCCATCAGGGGCTACAGAATATGCAGTGTTACTTAAAAAGAACATTCTACTAGAAAATGGTAGTAGCTATTGTACATAAAGGAGTTTAAGCCATACACTCATAACCATGACCATAACAGTATGAAAGAGGGAGGCTTCATTTAAAAATTGCTACAGTCATTTTTTCCCATctcctttgtttattttttaaaatcttttcctACAATCTtgctctcctttttttctcttttttttctaagcCATCTAACCCAACTGGAGAGAAAACGAACAACAGGTAACGGGGGAGGGTTGCGGGGAAAAGGTGCATTCCAGGGGTAATAGGAGGGACTTATACATTACCTGCCAGAAAACTATCAGTCTTATCACATATGGTAGAGTAGTACGGTGGCTGGCTGTCGCCGGTGTCTCCAGAATCCTCCGCCCCAAGTTGGTGACTGGGCTCCAACGGGTCGACCTCCTCCAGGTGGTCTGCTGCAAGCTTTCCCCCCAGCATGTAGTCGTCTAGACTGCAAGGCTGGTTCTCTCCCGGGTGGCCCAAAGGCATCAGGTCCACGGGTCTGCCCAGCAGGTCTTCTGCCTGGGCAGCGGCAGCAGCTGATGACATGGTCAGCTCCTTGATGAGGGAGGGGTCCTTGGCCTCCTCTGGGAGCTGTTCCTCATTCTCTAGGGAGAAGATCCCTGGACTTTTTCCGCAGCTCTCAGCCATGGAGTGGGCGTTGGAGTTGGATGTGGTGCAGTCGAAGCCGTAAGATGCCACAGAGTTGGCTGACTGAGGGGTGGTCCCACCTCCGTCCTCTTCACCCTCTCCTGCTGGTCTGTCCCCagcctcctcatcctcctcaagGGCGGGTAGACTACATGTGGGAGGAGGGCTTTCGAATCCGGCACTCATCACCGGTGCATCGGGGTCGTTTATTTGCATCTCACCCTCTGTGTCGCTGGCCTCGTCTCCCGATGTGGAGGGGGAAGACGGGGCGGATGCTGGAGCGGTTGGGGGTCCTGTTCCAAGGACTTCATCTGCAGGGAGCGTCtcagcctcctcctcttctccatcCCCTTTCTCCAAGTGGATGCCCAGGTCCTGCTCCATGTCAGGCTGGACTGAAGCAGGCACTGGGGTGTGCTGTTTGTCAGAGCGGGACTCCACGCCGGAGCTGCTGTCATAGTCGCGCAGTTCTTCTGGTGTGCTTGTCTCGCTACTGCTATGGGCGGCCGGGGCTGTGGCGCTCAAAGCGCCGGGCTGGGACATGCCGACAGCTGGGGAAGCAAACAGGACATCCTCGTCGTGGGCTGACTGGTGTCCTTCGGACTCCTGCTCTGACTGAGGAGCAAAGGAAGGGGCACCGCTGTCCAAGCGCGCATGGGCAGGAGACAGGATGGGTGTTTCAGATTCAGCCGCACCGTGGTCAGAAACAGGGCTGGGGGAGGAGACGGAGAGCAGGGAGGTGGGTTGAGCCCAGGTATCACAGAAGGGGTTGGTCTGGCCCCAGGAGGAGGTAGGGGGGACACAAGGTGGAGGGCGATTTAGGTTGTCTAAACGCTCCTCCTCATTAAAGTCATCTTCATCTACATTCCCACAGCTCTCTGTCACTCCTTCACTGTGCATCTCcacatcctcatcctcctcgtcCTCATGCTGCTGGAACCCTTTGTGATGCTCCTCTACTCTTTCTGAACTCAGGTCCATATCATCCACCCGCTCGTCCTCTTCgtcctcgtcttcctcctcctcattggCCAGAGTTTCCACGTTGGGAGAACCCATGAGATTGCCGTCTCCCTCAAAGCCGCGGAGGCTTGAGTCGACCAGAGCGTCTGAGCTCTGGGTGCCTTCCAGTATAGCAGTGTGCTGGGTGCTGCTGAGGTCAGACACGCCCTGCTGCCGACTGCTGGTGCAGCTGCTCACGTCCTCAGAGTCCATCCCGGACAGCTGGTCGTCGCCATGCCACCCTGCAGAACCGCCAAAGGCCGAGGACCTTATCTGGAACTCCTCGGAGGGCTGAGACATGCTCATGTCAGTGACCAAGGATGAAGGCTGGTGGCCTAGTCTCCTCTGTTCCtcatcttcatcctcctcctcctcatcatcgtCCTCATTTATCTCCTCATCAGCCTTTTCCACTGCCTCCTCCTTTTCATGAGGGGAGATCAGGTCCCTGGGGACGAAGTCATCCATCGGTGAAGCACCCAACAAGTGAGGCTGTGCCATCATGTTAAAGGCCTCTGCAGATGGAGCTGTGGAGGTAGACATAAACAggttctccttctcttcctcctcctcctcctcctcctcctcttcctcctcccttgTCATCTGTCCCTCAAACTGttctttattctccttttcttcttctttctggaAATGCATCACATTGACTAGACTCTGGGGAGCAAAGTCAGACGGATCCTGGGCCTGGTTGTCCCAGGGATCAGACTGGCTATGCATGTCCAGCAGAGAAGAGGCATTCTGTGGCTCTCCGACAGGTGAAACACGGCCTGGTGGGGAACAAGGAGGAGACATGACAGTAGTTCCCAGGGACGAAACTGTGTCATTGGCAGACTCAAATTCAAAGAGGTCCATCTGAGCAGACGACTGAATATTGGAGGCTGGTTCATGGACTGGTTCAACTTCCAGTGGTTCTGGGAGGGGCTCGGGAGATGGTTCCCGTACAGGTTCTGGTGTTGGTTCCCGTACCGGCTCCGGTGTTGGTTCCCGTACCGGCTCTGGTGTTGGTTCCCGTATAGGTTCTGGTGTTGGTTCCCGTACCGGCTCTGGTGTTGGTTCCCGTATAGGTTCTGGTGTTGGTTCCCGTACGGGTTCTGGTGTTGGTTCCCGTACGGGTTCTGGCGTTGGTTCTCGTAGTGATTCGAACACTGGTGCTGAAACTGGTTCTGGAGATTTTTCTTGTATTACTTCAGTCTGGCTGGGCATCAGTTCAGATGCATCTCCAGCAGCCTGTTCCTCTGGGCCGGCAATGACAGCTGCCGCAGTAGCgatagctgcagcagcagctacagCGGCGGCTATTTGCTTTTCAGGTTCTGCAGCAGTTTCAGCTTTGGCGCCACGTTTCACTGGAGTCGGGGTAGTGGTGCCCACAATTTTCTTGGGGGTGGAGGTCTTGCCAGCCGGTGTTTTGGAGGCAGGGGTCTTGGAAGGTGTGGGCTTACTGTCTGCTTTGGAGCGGTTTGGTGTCTTTGTGTCGGCAGCCTTACTAGCAGGAGGCTTTTTGGCGGTGACTTCTGATTTTGAGGTGGATTTGGGGGTGTCAGGTTTTGCTGACTTTGCCGTAGATGGGCGGGTAAGGGGGGACTCTGCAGGCTTTTTGGATGCTGAAGTGGCTGGTTTGGTAACATCTGGGGGAAAAACAACACGAGGAATGGTTAAACAATTATGTAATTACTGTAAACTAAACTACAGCATATTAAAGCACACATAAAAGCGATTCaacattgttttattctgtAGTTATATGGCAATGTaaatcaaaataaccaaaattattagatcaataaaaaaaacaatggatttttgtttctttttaccttTCTTCACAGGGGTTGTGTTTCTGGATGTTTGTGATGCTGGAGGCTTGCCACCAGAGGGGGTAGTGGAGGTTGGTTTGGAGGCAGCAGGCTTGGCGGTGGTGGAGGTGGTTTTAGGGGTGGCAGGTTTGGCTGAAGCTGTGGAGCTCTTGGTTGTGTTGGTAGTGGGTGGCCTGGTTGATCCTGTGGCAGGACGAGGTGAGGCTGCTGTGCCAGTTGAAGGCCTGTAGAGAGACGACAGAGAAGGAGGTTGAAAAATACTAAAAGGTACTACAGAACAGAGTCCTGGGGCATAGaaacaagtaagtaagtaagtaagtgtgtgtccttttttttttattttttatttttttaaagaaatcatgTATTTCTCTCTGCTGGTCTACTCTTGGCTTATGCTATCATTCTACATCCCTGTGTGacagacatatttttaaaaaaggaatgaAGACTTATTGAAGGTGACTCAAGCATTTGAGTTGTTAAGACACAGCTAGGGGCCAACATCAGGTCTTCTTGACCATGTGCTGGTCAGCCCATGAATCAGCCTATGAGTGCCTCAGAATGTTTGTGACAGGGAGCAAGACCTTGCTGTGTCTTTCCTGAGTCACTTCTACTGCCAGAGGATACCCTCAGAAACAGCACACAAATGATtgcaagagaaaacaaaacaaaacaataaatgcaGGGATACAAAGAGGACAGGCAGCTCTTAATGGCTGTACAAGCAGAAAAGACTCTGACCTAAATAGCCTTTCACAGATGTGGCATCGGTCCAAATCCAATGAGTACTTGTAAACATGTTGACACAAGAAACTAACCACTT
This region includes:
- the prr36b gene encoding protein bassoon, giving the protein MKPDGVATAALEPMETLESNPVNEAAPAAGQEPNQAASPVEEEMPQQPVGETGQVEPQPDQAKETPAAKTSNKTSGDSKAKTTNKATAKTKPGTTPTKTTTGSRPNTTQSRLSNGVSKPQTNGVAKKTAPPAAKKSTPTPAPAKKPTGTALAPASKSKVGEKKATGASSATNGAKPMTGTTAAKKTASTTANGVKTSTTAAAAKKPAAPKTASATPTKPSSTASPKPPVSKTTRPSTGTAASPRPATGSTRPPTTNTTKSSTASAKPATPKTTSTTAKPAASKPTSTTPSGGKPPASQTSRNTTPVKKDVTKPATSASKKPAESPLTRPSTAKSAKPDTPKSTSKSEVTAKKPPASKAADTKTPNRSKADSKPTPSKTPASKTPAGKTSTPKKIVGTTTPTPVKRGAKAETAAEPEKQIAAAVAAAAAIATAAAVIAGPEEQAAGDASELMPSQTEVIQEKSPEPVSAPVFESLREPTPEPVREPTPEPVREPTPEPIREPTPEPVREPTPEPIREPTPEPVREPTPEPVREPTPEPVREPSPEPLPEPLEVEPVHEPASNIQSSAQMDLFEFESANDTVSSLGTTVMSPPCSPPGRVSPVGEPQNASSLLDMHSQSDPWDNQAQDPSDFAPQSLVNVMHFQKEEEKENKEQFEGQMTREEEEEEEEEEEEEKENLFMSTSTAPSAEAFNMMAQPHLLGASPMDDFVPRDLISPHEKEEAVEKADEEINEDDDEEEEDEDEEQRRLGHQPSSLVTDMSMSQPSEEFQIRSSAFGGSAGWHGDDQLSGMDSEDVSSCTSSRQQGVSDLSSTQHTAILEGTQSSDALVDSSLRGFEGDGNLMGSPNVETLANEEEEDEDEEDERVDDMDLSSERVEEHHKGFQQHEDEEDEDVEMHSEGVTESCGNVDEDDFNEEERLDNLNRPPPCVPPTSSWGQTNPFCDTWAQPTSLLSVSSPSPVSDHGAAESETPILSPAHARLDSGAPSFAPQSEQESEGHQSAHDEDVLFASPAVGMSQPGALSATAPAAHSSSETSTPEELRDYDSSSGVESRSDKQHTPVPASVQPDMEQDLGIHLEKGDGEEEEAETLPADEVLGTGPPTAPASAPSSPSTSGDEASDTEGEMQINDPDAPVMSAGFESPPPTCSLPALEEDEEAGDRPAGEGEEDGGGTTPQSANSVASYGFDCTTSNSNAHSMAESCGKSPGIFSLENEEQLPEEAKDPSLIKELTMSSAAAAAQAEDLLGRPVDLMPLGHPGENQPCSLDDYMLGGKLAADHLEEVDPLEPSHQLGAEDSGDTGDSQPPYYSTICDKTDSFLAGNV